In the genome of Coregonus clupeaformis isolate EN_2021a chromosome 1, ASM2061545v1, whole genome shotgun sequence, one region contains:
- the LOC121584108 gene encoding homeobox protein Nkx-2.5-like — protein sequence MIIMLASPVISASTTPFSVKDILKLELQQQSQQQRLASHLGPPHECSHPGPQQHGFAIQSPPSCMLAGRDRDSPSPGLLEREARMSYLSSLTVQERLMETCLAGEIFTSPGLQGHSADTSLEVEQEDIDTKPCGLIGVRDCEESTQAHSDLEKPPKQQRTRRKPRILFSQAQVFELERRFKQQRYLSTPDREHLANTLKLTSTQVKIWFQNRRYKCKRQRQDKTLEMAGHPHHPPPPRRVAVPVLVRDGKPCLAGSQNYNTSYTVGVGSPYSYNGYPAYNNPVYTNTYSCTYSSLPALAPSTTANAFMNMGLGNLGVSQSQAQTPQGTACQGTLQGIRAW from the exons ATGATCATAATGCTTGCTAGCCCTGTTATTTCTGCCTCCACCACGCCGTTCTCAGTCAAGGACATACTGAAGTTGGAGCTTCAGCAGCAGTCTCAGCAGCAGCGGCTCGCCTCACACCTTGGGCCGCCCCATGAGTGCTCTCACCCCGGGCCGCAGCAGCACGGCTTCGCCATCCAGTCGCCCCCGTCTTGTATGCTGGCCGGCAGAGACAGGGACAGTCCCAGCCCCGGGCTCTTGGAGAGAGAGGCGAGGATGTCCTACCTGAGTAGTCTGACGGTGCAGGAGCGGCTGATGGAGACGTGTCTTGCCGGGGAGATATTCACTTCCCCGGGGCTACAGGGACACTCAGCCGACACCAGCCTGGAAGTTGAGCAGGAGGACATCGACACCA AACCTTGTGGCCTAATAGGAGTGAGGGACTGCGAGGAGTCCACGCAGGCGCACTCGGACTTGGAGAAACCCCCAAAACAGCAGAGGACCCGGAGGAAACCACGCATACTCTTTTCCCAGGCGCAGGTGTTCGAGCTCGAGCGGCGCTTCAAGCAGCAGCGTTACCTATCCACCCCGGACAGGGAACACCTGGCGAACACTCTGAAACTGACCTCCACACAGGTCAAAATCTGGTTTCAGAACAGGAGGTATAAGTGTAAACGGCAGCGGCAGGACAAGACCCTAGAGATGGCCGGACACCCACACCATCCTCCCCCGCCAAGGAGAGTGGCAGTCCCGGTGCTGGTGCGTGATGGGAAGCCCTGCCTGGCTGGATCTCAGAACTATAATACATCCTACACTGTTGGAGTGGGTAGCCCCTATAGTTATAATGGCTACCCGGCATACAATAACCCGGTATATACTAACACTTACTCATGCACGTACTCCAGCCTGCCTGCTCTAGCGCCCAGCACTACTGCTAACGCCTTTATGAATATGGGTCTAGGGAACCTGGGAGTGTCGCAGTCTCAGGCCCAAACACCACAGGGAACAGCCTGCCAAGGAACTCTGCAGGGCATTCGGGCCTGGTAG